ATTTTTTTTGCGGGGTCACATGAAAGGTAGAATCTATTCTACTCAGCTCGAATGCTTGGAAGAATTACGTCTTCGTATCGTCAACCGTCAACGAATGTCAACAAATGATTCCAGCGAAGTTACAGAATGTTCTTCAACGTTTTGAACATTTGCGAAACTAATAGTTCtaatgaatgaattttctaaCCTGAGATTTTCTTTCTTGAAAAGTACTTATGGCATCGTTCTTTTAGAAAACTTATTCACAGAGTATCTGTTTCAAACTGAAGTTgaactttcttttaattttcctGATGTGAGTACCTTTTGACTTTTTCGTAAGCAAATATTTGCTGATTCAAGTAACTCAAAaaacgaaataataaaaaaaatcgaaaaatatgacATCTTCGAGAAGAGATTCATGCAAGAGCACGAATCAGGAAATAATCTCAGGGTATATGATGAACAACCAttaattattaaaattcaattcaattgtacAAAAAACTGCAAATTATTAAAAGTTGAAGTAATGAGTTTTCAAATGATATATCATATGGCCATTTTCCCTATCAAAAATTCGGGAGGGGTAGCCGCTTTGCTTAGAGGGTGCCTATTTCACTTCTAGAAGTCAATTTCTAAGAACCCATAGTTTTaagcaaaattgcttcagacgaaagttgcataaaattttattatctacaacttttataatgaatacagaaacgattagaggtagtGGCAgggagatattcgaaaaaaaatgcatttttatcatcttcaaagtgtaaGATTAAGAAATCCCCCCCGATTAaggtcagattaatgggtcagcACGTTAACAACACCGAGAGTGttctctgtatgaaaatctgacacgctcgaaaaaaaaaattttttcaactcttccCTACAGCCagccccaccgcgcaaactgtcagatgagcatgaattcattaccaTGTAGGGCAtaaacagtatcttaatctgacctgctcgagtatgtacatctgacgattttttttacatcttgagaaagaaaaaaaggttcaatgaagtatgcactttccccaccgctgaaagtgcatacttcatcgaacctttttttctttctgccatcttatcttcaaaatccactaggtctccacgacgcttgagtaaatcccgatttagcatcgtcggctccccaactagtggtgatttaatgaaaaaaattagtgAGTGTGCTATTGAATGAGTGAGTTGATTGCCATTATgggtattaaattttttttttcagaaaatttcatGGTCAATAAATTTCATGGTTATGAAAATTTGTGACAAAAAAGGAGTTTACTCATGTGTGTATGAAGAAGTcttataatgaataataataataatgaatgaattaGAATTGAATTTCAGTGCATCTCGATGCCTAGCTTCTATATTCATGACGCATCGAATATTTCTATCGCACAAGAAGAAATCTCTCAAACTATAGAATTAAGAAATATCGGCTGAGCTGAGTGGAAATCGATTAATGTACAAGGTTGGAGCTAAAACTGATTTATTgcacaaaataaaaatatttcctttaatgacatttcatattttgaaaCTGAAACAAATAAAGAGATCAATTCTGGACAGAAATCCTGAAAACTTGTCAGTAATATCGATCACTTCCTTTTATACTGATTCTGAACGAACACCTTAATTTTCAGCCAGTTtctattttttaatatttccttattttttgAAATGAGGTCCTCACACTCCCCTCTCTTTGGAGGTCTCTCATTCCTAATGTGGTTCTTAAAGTATTCAAGGACAACTTTTTTTTCAGCTGTGGTCCAAGGAATGAGAACTCTTTTtccatcttttttctttttttgtggTTCCTCCTTCTCTGTAATTTCAGATATATCTTCGACTGTGTCatcgttttcattttcctccGATAACTCTCTTGTTCTTTCCTCTATGTTATTTTCTGGTTCTACTAAATCTTCTTCTAAATTCAGGTCAATATCATCTAATGACTTGCCTTTGAATTGGCCAGCTTCACCTTTTTCCATTAGAATAAGAAGCTTTGATATTCTTGCCGTTTGATACACGTCATCAGGGAGTCTATACGATGACCGATGAATTCCTAATGTATGACCCATAAATGAAGCTAGTTGTTCCATATCATTTTCATTCATGTTGAACAACTGTGTCAATGTGGCCAAATGCTTTCTTAATCTGGTACATGTTAAGGCATCAGGATTTTTGGCCTTACTCAGAATTGCATACTTTCTCAGTACCTTGTAACCAATAATAGGTGTATCAGTGAATGGATTGCCGAAAAGATGGTCATtggaacttttgaaaaatttatcccTATATGATAAAATTATATCGAAATGCTCTTGAACATCCAGACTTATGAGGACTGGTACACCCCTACCTCTCTTTCCTCTCATGACAATTCTCTTAAATTTGTTCATCAGTAATTTTTCGCTTTCTGATATTGCTTCAGAAAACTCTTCATAATGTTGACTGTTATTATTTTGCATAGCAGTTCTAAAAGTTTCTAAAGAAAGTCGTTGAAGTTCTCCAGGTCTTCGTCTATTCAATAAAACTAATCTACAGTAAATTGTTTCCAACAAATTGAGGTATGATTTCGCATCCTTATttgtattcaaattcaaaattgcttCTTCGGCCTTTTTGAGCagacaatttttcaaaagttttaagTCTCCAGCCAGTGGTACTAAACTAACCTTGTTCCACTTTTGAATGTTCAAATCGTTTGCAGCTTGGCTTGAGACGTCAAATTTCCAATTGCCTTCAATTAGTTGAATTAATGTTCTCAGATCGGATTCGAAGTTAGCCGTTTGTACTGAAGGAAATGACTTTTTTATTGTAAGTACCAATGCTATATTGCAGCACTGTTTCAGTGTGGTGCCCATATTTAGTGCAAGAGTGGGAGATGCAAAACGTTGGCTGTTTTTATCATACCTCGAGATATTCTCAGTGGCTTGTACTAGGACATCATAGTTTTCCGGTTTGAGTGCACTCAAAAGATCTTTGATAgatgttttaatttttctcatttcaatgAGCAGTCGAGCTATTTCTCTCATCTTTCTCGATGTGACTAGAGCGAAATGTTTCTCCCTATGTATTTTAAGGTATCTTGCTCCAAACGCACAAATGAGAGGATCTTTCTTTGccgtgagtgatacctcatcaGCTCGCATACGTGGGAAAacttcatttctcaattttgtgTCCACCTTTATATGACGAAGTAGATAGTTTTGTGCCATCGATTTGCAATTCTTTTGGGAACTGCCTTGAGTTGGATTTTTATGACAAGTTTTCTTATGTCTCCACAAATTCCGCGAAGAATAAAAGCCCAAGCAGTATTCACATGGCAAATAATTGGTGTTCATATCACCTTTTCTCATAGGTTTTGTTTTTTGCGAGCTGATCAGGTAATGACCTTTTTTTCTGAGAGACACCAATATTTCCTTCCTCTTTTTACTTCCTGGTGGCACAGCAAGAAGTGCTTGAACTTCATGTTCACTTTTGTGGTTTCTTTCTAAATGGCGCGGAAAGTTTTGGACAATTGATTCGCAAAATGCACAAAAGACGCTTTTTTTAGAAATCACAACATCGTCTGGATTATGTGATGTAGATATTTCATGACCTATTTCGCTTTCTTGATTGGCAAAACTGGGCGATATTTTTTCTGCATTCTCCACACTCTGATGATGAGAAGATCTTGCTTCTTTAGCTTCAGAATTCATTCCTAAGCACTCTTCTGTATCGGAATTCTCAGAAGACGGCGGTGTGCAAATAAGACGAGGAGAACCACTGGAGATCTCCTAGAAAATTTTTcgttaaaataatttcaagacCTAAAAAACACTTAACACTTACCGAGGAAATGTCACTTTCAGGGCAGTATGAAGCATCTTTATCTTCATTATCGACTGGAGATTCTATATTCTCGACCTG
The nucleotide sequence above comes from Coccinella septempunctata chromosome 4, icCocSept1.1, whole genome shotgun sequence. Encoded proteins:
- the LOC123311961 gene encoding uncharacterized protein LOC123311961, whose translation is MKTFFFCSMAQEPFRFPPQYYEICSSNGRRKRTKRWFCNTTPSPQATDPYDIQNDTVSSSEDSPQKIDANRDLNNNSDPVENIESPVDNEDKDASYCPESDISSEISSGSPRLICTPPSSENSDTEECLGMNSEAKEARSSHHQSVENAEKISPSFANQESEIGHEISTSHNPDDVVISKKSVFCAFCESIVQNFPRHLERNHKSEHEVQALLAVPPGSKKRKEILVSLRKKGHYLISSQKTKPMRKGDMNTNYLPCEYCLGFYSSRNLWRHKKTCHKNPTQGSSQKNCKSMAQNYLLRHIKVDTKLRNEVFPRMRADEVSLTAKKDPLICAFGARYLKIHREKHFALVTSRKMREIARLLIEMRKIKTSIKDLLSALKPENYDVLVQATENISRYDKNSQRFASPTLALNMGTTLKQCCNIALVLTIKKSFPSVQTANFESDLRTLIQLIEGNWKFDVSSQAANDLNIQKWNKVSLVPLAGDLKLLKNCLLKKAEEAILNLNTNKDAKSYLNLLETIYCRLVLLNRRRPGELQRLSLETFRTAMQNNNSQHYEEFSEAISESEKLLMNKFKRIVMRGKRGRGVPVLISLDVQEHFDIILSYRDKFFKSSNDHLFGNPFTDTPIIGYKVLRKYAILSKAKNPDALTCTRLRKHLATLTQLFNMNENDMEQLASFMGHTLGIHRSSYRLPDDVYQTARISKLLILMEKGEAGQFKGKSLDDIDLNLEEDLVEPENNIEERTRELSEENENDDTVEDISEITEKEEPQKKKKDGKRVLIPWTTAEKKVVLEYFKNHIRNERPPKRGECEDLISKNKEILKNRNWLKIKVFVQNQYKRK